From Pandoraea norimbergensis, the proteins below share one genomic window:
- a CDS encoding primosomal protein N', with amino-acid sequence MTRADDVPEPSLLPPESSDEGAAAAAPRGGAGAFAIARVALDTPLLTLFDYRLDQAASPGQLVQVPFGRRQVVGIVWELTQRSEVDPAKLREVTSVWHELPPLGDEWRDLMRFAARYYQRGIGEVALPAIPGHLRTPMRWSRLLAQRGVQRYRIADGALDTLMENVPARLRAQRRLAEGLAQAGTLDADEARALCAKAADVLKQWAAAGWVVVETVPFHEAVREDDEDVSDDVSTDAGDSFSADNVDSPDAAAPTLPGNKTLTAGQADAVAAIHDALLSSGARPLDRANATDTSGDANGEAPGTADKPDTPDTPDTPACAPFLLYGVTGSGKTEVYLRAVAEALREGDAQVLVLVPEINLTPQLEGVFRSRFPHETLVTLHSGLAEGERARHWLAAHRGEARIVLGTRLAVMASLPHLRLIVVDEEHDPSYKQQEGLRYSARDLAIWRANRLRIPVVLGSATPSLDSWRRAEQGRYVRLSMPERATPDAVLPRVSLIDMDIERKRQRTVHEGLSQTLLAAIKARFDAGEQSLLFLNRRGYAPVLNCDACGWVSDCRRCSAHMVLHKPERRLRCHHCGAESRIPHACPDCGNQDLAPLGRGTQRIEEALAEHFPEARLARIDADSTRRKGSAQALFAQVHAGEVDILIGTQMVAKGHDFRNVTLVGVVNADSALFSHDFRAAERLFAQLMQVAGRAGRAARADGPGDVLIQTRYASHPLFGSLMRHDYAGFAAQQLEERRVALLPPYTHQALLRAEARKLDDAMAFLKQAREIAAGPDLNDPRISLWDPVPMTMVRIAGTDRAQLVVESPHRGALQRFLAGWMAGLRALKAPVRWHLEVDPLEI; translated from the coding sequence CCGACGAAGGGGCCGCTGCGGCCGCACCACGCGGCGGCGCCGGTGCGTTTGCCATTGCGCGGGTCGCACTCGATACGCCGCTGCTCACGTTGTTTGACTATCGCCTCGACCAGGCCGCCAGCCCGGGGCAGTTGGTGCAGGTACCGTTCGGACGGCGGCAGGTCGTGGGCATCGTCTGGGAATTGACGCAGCGCAGCGAAGTCGACCCCGCGAAGCTCCGGGAAGTGACGTCTGTCTGGCATGAATTGCCGCCGTTGGGTGACGAGTGGCGCGACCTGATGCGTTTTGCCGCGCGGTATTACCAGCGCGGCATCGGCGAGGTGGCGTTGCCGGCCATCCCCGGTCATTTGCGCACGCCGATGCGCTGGTCGCGGCTGCTGGCCCAACGCGGCGTGCAGCGCTACCGCATCGCCGACGGCGCGCTCGACACGTTGATGGAGAACGTCCCCGCCCGGTTGCGCGCGCAGCGACGGCTCGCCGAAGGGCTGGCGCAAGCCGGGACGCTCGACGCCGACGAGGCCCGCGCGCTCTGCGCCAAAGCCGCCGACGTGCTCAAGCAATGGGCGGCGGCAGGTTGGGTCGTGGTGGAAACCGTGCCGTTCCACGAGGCGGTACGGGAAGACGACGAAGACGTTTCGGATGACGTATCGACCGACGCCGGCGACAGCTTTTCGGCCGACAACGTCGATTCTCCTGACGCGGCCGCCCCCACGCTACCGGGCAACAAGACGCTCACCGCCGGGCAGGCCGATGCCGTCGCCGCTATCCACGACGCGTTGCTGTCGTCCGGCGCACGGCCGCTCGACAGGGCCAACGCAACCGATACGTCCGGTGATGCCAATGGCGAAGCCCCCGGCACCGCCGACAAGCCCGATACACCCGATACCCCAGATACCCCCGCCTGCGCCCCGTTCCTGCTCTACGGCGTGACCGGCAGCGGCAAGACCGAGGTCTACCTGCGCGCCGTCGCCGAAGCGCTGCGCGAGGGCGACGCGCAGGTGCTGGTTCTCGTGCCGGAAATCAACCTCACGCCGCAGCTCGAAGGTGTGTTCCGCTCGCGCTTTCCGCACGAGACACTCGTCACCCTGCACAGCGGACTGGCCGAAGGCGAGCGCGCACGGCACTGGCTCGCCGCGCATCGCGGCGAAGCCCGCATCGTGTTGGGCACGCGCCTCGCCGTCATGGCATCGCTGCCGCATCTGCGCCTGATCGTCGTCGACGAAGAGCACGACCCGTCGTACAAGCAACAGGAAGGTCTGCGCTACTCCGCCCGCGATCTCGCCATCTGGCGCGCCAACCGGCTGCGCATTCCGGTCGTCCTCGGCTCCGCGACCCCGTCGCTCGATAGCTGGCGGCGTGCCGAGCAAGGCCGCTACGTGCGACTGTCGATGCCGGAGCGAGCCACACCGGACGCGGTACTGCCGCGCGTGTCGCTGATCGACATGGACATTGAACGCAAGCGCCAGCGCACCGTGCACGAGGGCTTGTCGCAGACGCTGCTCGCAGCGATCAAAGCGCGCTTCGATGCCGGTGAACAGAGCCTGCTGTTCCTGAACCGCCGTGGCTACGCCCCGGTGCTCAACTGCGATGCATGCGGATGGGTGAGCGACTGCCGCCGATGCAGCGCCCACATGGTGCTGCACAAGCCCGAGCGCCGCCTGCGCTGTCACCACTGCGGCGCCGAGTCGCGCATTCCGCACGCCTGCCCCGATTGCGGCAATCAGGATCTCGCACCGCTCGGACGAGGCACGCAGCGTATCGAAGAAGCGCTTGCCGAACACTTCCCCGAGGCACGGCTAGCGCGCATCGACGCCGACAGCACGCGCCGCAAAGGCAGCGCGCAAGCCCTCTTCGCGCAGGTGCACGCGGGCGAGGTCGACATCCTGATCGGCACGCAGATGGTTGCCAAGGGCCACGACTTCCGCAACGTGACGCTCGTGGGCGTGGTGAACGCCGACAGCGCGTTGTTCTCCCACGACTTCCGGGCCGCCGAGCGTCTGTTTGCCCAGCTGATGCAGGTGGCCGGACGCGCCGGGCGCGCGGCACGCGCCGACGGCCCCGGCGACGTATTGATCCAGACCCGCTACGCGTCGCATCCGCTGTTCGGGTCGCTCATGCGTCATGACTACGCGGGGTTCGCGGCGCAGCAACTGGAGGAGCGGCGCGTTGCGCTGCTGCCGCCTTATACGCATCAGGCGCTGCTGCGCGCCGAAGCCCGCAAGCTCGACGATGCCATGGCGTTCCTCAAGCAGGCGCGCGAAATTGCGGCCGGCCCCGATCTCAACGATCCCCGCATCTCGCTCTGGGACCCTGTGCCCATGACGATGGTGCGCATCGCCGGCACCGACCGCGCGCAGCTCGTGGTGGAAAGCCCGCATCGGGGCGCCCTGCAACGATTCCTCGCCGGCTGGATGGCTGGCCTTCGTGCGCTCAAGGCACCGGTTCGCTGGCATCTCGAAGTCGATCCGCTCGAAATATAA